A DNA window from Turicibacter sp. TJ11 contains the following coding sequences:
- the rpoZ gene encoding DNA-directed RNA polymerase subunit omega, translated as MTGMRYPSIDKLLDKVDSKYKIAYIAAKRARQIVDAGQSQLDYVDGLPTAKCAKPVGVALEEILNDVVDFELKEQ; from the coding sequence ATGACAGGAATGCGCTATCCATCAATTGATAAATTATTAGATAAAGTAGATTCTAAATATAAGATTGCTTATATCGCAGCTAAACGTGCACGTCAAATTGTAGATGCTGGTCAATCACAATTAGACTATGTAGATGGATTACCAACAGCAAAATGTGCAAAACCAGTAGGGGTTGCTTTAGAAGAAATTCTTAATGATGTTGTAGACTTTGAATTAAAAGAACAATAA
- the gmk gene encoding guanylate kinase codes for MRLVEKGVLIVISGPSGVGKGTVRASIFEQKDHNLEYSISMTTRKPRVGEVNGVDYFFVEKEEFLDRIDQGQLLEWAEFVGNYYGTPLDYVNEKLNEGKDVVLEIEVQGALQVKNVMPDACFIFIAPPSMEELRNRIMTRGTEAMEVINKRMQKAESEIGLAHEYDYIVINDTVENARDRIMAIIEAEHSRSNRVLEYYNKNINTVEVE; via the coding sequence ATGAGATTAGTAGAAAAAGGCGTACTAATAGTCATATCAGGTCCTAGTGGTGTAGGAAAAGGAACTGTGCGCGCATCAATATTTGAACAAAAAGATCATAATTTAGAGTATTCCATTTCGATGACAACAAGAAAGCCACGCGTTGGAGAAGTCAACGGTGTCGATTATTTCTTTGTTGAAAAAGAAGAATTTTTAGATAGAATTGATCAAGGTCAATTATTAGAGTGGGCTGAATTCGTAGGAAATTATTACGGAACGCCACTAGATTATGTGAATGAAAAATTAAATGAAGGTAAAGACGTCGTTCTTGAAATTGAAGTTCAAGGAGCTTTACAAGTTAAAAATGTCATGCCAGACGCATGTTTCATCTTCATCGCACCTCCAAGTATGGAAGAACTTCGTAACCGCATCATGACTCGTGGAACAGAGGCGATGGAAGTTATTAATAAACGTATGCAAAAAGCGGAGTCTGAAATTGGACTTGCTCATGAGTACGATTACATTGTGATTAACGATACGGTAGAAAATGCTCGTGATCGAATTATGGCGATTATTGAAGCAGAGCATTCACGTTCAAACCGTGTCTTAGAATACTATAATAAAAATATTAATACTGTGGAGGTTGAATAA